Within the Micromonospora citrea genome, the region CGACGTCGTCGCCCCGCCGGGCCAGCTCGTCGCGGGTGGCGGCGGCGAGCTGGTCGGCGAGCAGCCGGGTCGACGAGGGCTGACCGAGCCCGGCCGACACCACGGCGAGGGTGCGGCGGGTCATCGGCCCGCCTCCGACCCGGCCCGCTCGGCACGCGCGGCGGCGGCCCGCAGCGAGGCGTGCGTGGGCGCCTCGGGCACGTGCGCCGGGCGCAGCGACTCGAACTCCTTGCGCAGCACCGGAACCACCTCCTCGCCGAGCAGGTCGAGCTGCTCCAGCACGGTCTTCAGCGGCAGGCCGGCGTGGTCGATCAGGAAGAGCTGCCGCTGGTAGTCGCCGACGTAGTCGCGGAAGCCCAGCGTCCGGTCGATGACCTGCTGCGGGCTGCCGACGGTCAGCGGGGTCTGCGCGGTGAACTCCTCCAGCGACGGGCCGTGGCCGTAGACGGGGGCGTTGTCGAAGTAGGGGCGGAACTCCCGCACCGCGTCCTGCGAGTTGCGCCGCATGAACACCTGCCCGCCGAGGCCGACGATCGCCTGGTCGGCGGAGCCGTGGCCGTAGTGCGCGTAGCGCTGCCGGTAGAGCTCGACCATCCGCTGGGTGTGCTCCCTGGGCCAGAAGATGTGGTTGGCGAAGAAGCCGTCGCCGTAGTAGGCGGCCTGCTCGGCGATCTCGGGGCTGCGGATCGAGCCGTGCCAGACGAACGGCGGCACGCCGTCGAGCGGGCGGGGCGTCGAGGTGAACGACTGCAGCGGGGTGCGGAAGCGGCCGGACCAGTCGACCACGTCCTCGCGCCAGAGCCGGCGCAGCAGGTCGTAGTTCTCGATGGCGAGCGGGATGCCGTTGCGGATGTCCTGCCCGAACCACGGGTAGACCGGGCCGGTGTTGCCGCGCCCCATCATCAGGTCCACCCGGCCGTCGGCGAGGTGCTGGAGCATCGCGTAGTCCTCGGCGATCTTCACCGGGTCGTTGGTGGTGATCAGCGTGGTCGACGTCGACAGCAGCAGCCGCTCGGTGCGGGCGGCGACGTAGCCCAGCATGGTGGTGGGCGACGACGGCACGAACGGCGGGTTGTGGTGCTCGCCGGTGGCGAAGACGTCGAGGCCGACCTCCTCGGCCTTGAGCGCGATGGTGACCATCGCCTTGATCCGCTCATGCTCGGTCGGCTCCCGACCGGTGGTCGGGTCGACCGTGACGTCGCCGACGGTGAAGACTCCGAACTGCATGACCAGCTCCTCGCGTTGTCCGCCGGGGCCGGAGCGGCTCCCGGACGCACCGCACAACATATTTGACGAGTCAACTATTCCGCGAGGGGTGCCGCCGCCGGTGGGCGCCGTCACCCCGGCCCGGCGGCGCCGGTCAGGCGCGGCTGCGGGGAACGTGCCGGCGGTAGGCGCTGACCGTCGGGTCGTCGGCGATCCAGAAGCGCCACGGCACGTCGTGCGCCCCCGTCACGCCCACCCTCGGGCCGTCGGCCACCGCGTCCGCCGGCACCGGCCGGTCGGCCGGGCGCAGCCGGACCGGGCCGTCGCCGAGCAGGTAGCGACCGTAGACGCTCCTGTCGATGCCCAGCGCCGCGCAGAGCCGGGCGGGCCCGCGCGCGAGATCGACGTCCCGGCGTACGGCGGTGCGGCGGGCCCGGGCCTCGTCGAGGCCGTCGACCACCTCGCCGGCGCGCAGCAGCACCGCCGAGGCCTCACCGTCCGGCCCGGTGACCACGTTCATGCACCAGTGCATGCCGTAGGTGAAGTAGACGTAGGCGTGCCCGGCCGGGCCGAACATGACCGCGTTGCGCGGGGTGCGTCCCCGGTGCGCGTGCGACGCCGGGTCGCCGGCCGTCCCGGCGTACGCCTCGACCTCGGTGATCCGGACGGTGACGCCGCCCGCGGAGAGCCGGCAGCCGAGCAGGCCCCGCGCCGCCGGCACCACGGGCCCGGCGAGCAGGTCGGCCAGCCCCGTGAGGCCGGCGGGACGGGAGTCGGAGTACGCCACCACAGGCCCGACCCTATCCGCGCGGCGCACCGACCGCCGCTCGACGCCGGCCTCGTCGCGGCGCCCGACCTCATGCCGCCCGCCCGCCCGCACGCGCCGCGGCGGCCGCGCGGCTACGAGAGCACGCGCGGCCGTCAGGTGGCGACCGGACCGTCAGAGGTGGCGCAGCTCGATGGCGTCGGCGATGGCCTGCGCCCCCGCGTCGTTCGGGTGCAGCCGGTCGCCGCAGTCGTACGCCGGCCGCAGCCCGGGGCCTTCCGGGTCGGCGAGGGCCCGGTCGACGTCGGCCACCGCGTCGAACTCGCCGCTGCTGCGGATCCAGTGGTTGACCGCGACCCGGGACTCCTCAGCCCGTCCGTACACGCTGCCCGCCACCGGGGACAGGGTGGTGCCGACGACGGTGATCCCCCGGGCGCGGGCGATGTGGATCAACGCCCGGTAACCGGCCACGAGGTGGTGCTCGTCGACCTTCGGCGAGGGACCGCAGCCGAAGTCGGGCAGCTCGCTGGTGCCGAGGTCGTTGATGCCGGCCGCGACGATCACCGTACGCACCCCGGGCTGGTCCAGCACGTCCCGGCGGAAGCGGGTCAGCATGCTCTCGCCGTAGCAGGTCGAATCGGTGAGCAACTTGTTGCCGTTGATGCCGACGTTCGCCACACCCATCGGCACGCCCGCGGCGGCCAGCCGCTCGGCCAACTGGTCCGGATAGCGGTTGTCCGCGCCGGACGTCGAGCCGTAGCCGTCCGTGATGGAGTCACCCAGGGTCACCACCGTGCCGCGCCCGGGCCGAGGCCCGCCCGCGACGTCCACTCCCGTCAGGTAGTACCAGGAGTCGCTGACCTCGCCCGCGAACGCGCGGCCGTCGCGGTCGTACCGGTGGTCGCCGGCAGCGCGGTAGGTGGTGGTCAACCCGTTCTCGTGGAAGGTGGCGGGGCCGGTCGACCCGGCCAGGTACAACGTGACGGTCAGCCGCTCCAGCGGCCTGGTGCGCAGGAACACCACGTCGGTGGCGACGTCGCGGCCTGCCGGGATCGTCACGCCGGCCGACCGGCCGAAGGTGAGCCGCCGGACGGTGCCGGGCCGCACCGCCGCCCCGGCGGTGGTCCGGCCGATGGTCGCCCCACTGACCCGCAGCGGCCCGGTGCCGTAGCGGTTGGACAGCCGGATCCGCAGCCGGCTGCCACCGACGCTCAGCCGGACCACCTGCCGCACCGACTGGTTCCGGAAGCCCTCGGTGGACCAGTTCGGCCCGTCCCACTCGTTGCCCGGCACCGGGTGCTGCGGAGCGCTCGCCCAGCCGGCCGACCAACCGCCGCGCGCGTCGCCGTGGGGCACGGCCGTCGCGGGTGCCGCCGGGAGCGCGGTGGTCAGCCCGACGGCCAGCAGGGCCACGGCGACCGCGAGGCGGCCACGTCTCGAATGCATCTGAACACGTCCTCTCAGAGCCAGTAGGTGTCGTGGTGGAGGAAGAAGTCGGCCCGTTCCTCCTCGCTCAGCGCCGCCAGCCCGGACAACTCGTCGAAGTAGCCCTCCCTGGGAGCGCCCGGCGCGAAGTGCAGCAGCATCGAGGCGGGTTGACCGGACTCGTTGCGGAACGCGTGGATTCCGCCCTCCGGGACGTGGACGAAGTCACCCGGCCCGGTGTCGATCCAGCGCCTGCCGTCGTAGATCCGCACCGAGCCGGCGAGGATGAAGAACGACTCGGAGATACTCCGGTGGAAGTGCGGGGCCGGCCCGCTCGGTGCCGGACCCATGTCCCAGCGATAGAGGCCGAACTGGCCGTTGGTGGTGGCTCCGGTGGCCAGGTAGTGCGCCTCGCCCCCGTCGGCGTGGCGCAGCTCGGGCGGCGAGTGGGCCGTGCGGTACGTCGCGGTGGTCTCACCCGTGGCGCCGAGGTACCGCGGTGGGGGGTACGTCATTGGTGCTCCTCTTCGACGGGTCGCGGGGGACGAGGCGTTACCGCTTCTTCGCCGGCCGGTAGCGCAGGACGACCACGCCCGAGCTGAACGCGGTCTGGCCGACGAGTTCCAGGCTGGCCGCGCCGCCGTGGCGGAACAGCAGGTCACCGTTCTCCACCAGCCCGTCGCCGACGAGCACGGGGTGCAGCCAGAACCGCAGCTCGTCGAGGAGGTCGTGGTCGAGCAGGGTACGGGCGAGCCGGCCGAACCCGTACGTCAGGATGTCCTTGCCGGGCTGCCGCTTGAGCTCGCCGACCTCCTTGACCACGTCGCCGGAGATGATCGTCGAGTTGCTCCAGTCGGCGTCCTGCAGGGTCGTCGAGACCACGTACTTCGGCATGCTGTTCATCCGGTCGGCGAAGCCGGCCTCGTCGCGCGGCATGCTCGGCCACGCCTGGGCGAATCCCTCGTAGGTGGTGCGTCCCAGCAGCAGGGCGTCGCTGGCGAACAGCTGCTCCAGGGCGTACCGCTGCCCCTCCTCGTTCATGTACGACATCATCCACAGGTGCGGATTCGCGATGACCCCGTCCAGAGAGACGTACGTCGAAGCGATCACCTTCCTGGCCGGCGCGGCGTTCGTGTCGGTCATCGGTTGCGGTCCCTTCTCGTCGCGGCCGGATCTCGCACCGGCCGCCCTGTCGATGACCATCGTGCTGCCGGGCGTGGGCGGCGGGCATCCGTGTCGGCCACGGATCCGATCACGGAAGCCTGGTACGGACGCTGCCCGGCGCGGTGCGGAACAATGGGAGCGTGCCCCGTCCGACCGCCACCGAACGACCGTCCAAGCGCGAGGCCGAGGTGCTCGCCCTGCTGGGTCTGCGCCTGTCGAACACCGAGATCGCCGAACGGCTGTTCATCTCGGTGCGCACTGTGGAAAGTCATGTGTCGTCGTTGCTGCGCAAGTACGGCGTCGCCGACCGGATCGCGTTGGCGGCCCTCGGCGGATCGCCGCCGGACGGCCAACTGCCGGCCGGCCGGCTGGTCGGGATGCCGGAGCCACGCACGGCGTTCGTCGGGCGCGGGCCCGAGCGGGACGCCATCCTCGCCGCGCTCGACCGCAACCGGCTGGTGACCCTCGTCGGTCCGGGTGGGGTCGGCAAGACCCGCCTGGCATGTGCGGCCAGCGCGGCGGCGGCGCCCTCCTTTCCGTTCGGCGGGGCGTTCGTCGATCTCGTACCGGTCCGGGACGGCTTCGTGGCGCAGGCCGTGGCGACCGCGCTCGGGGTCGCCGAGCAGGCCCAGCAGCCGTTGCTGGCCGCCATCGTGAGCCGTCTCGGTCAGGACCGTGCCCTGCTGGTGCTGGACAACTGCGAGCACCTGCTCGACCCGGTCGCCGGCTTCGTCGAGCGGATCCTGTCCGCCTGCCCCGGCACGACCGTCCTGGCCACCAGCCGCGAGCGACTCGCCGTGCCCGGCGAGCAGGTCGTCCCGGTGGCTCCGCTGCCGGCGGCGACCGACGCGGTGGCACTGTTCGACGACCGGGCGCGGGCGGCCGACCCGGACTACAGCGCGGACCCGACGGTCGTGGCCGAGTTGTGCGCCCGGCTCGACGGCATGCCCCTGGCGATCGAGCTGGCCGCCGCACGCAGCGCCTCGCTGGGCGTGCCCGGCCTGCTGGCAGCCGTCGACGACATGCTGCGCCTGCTGGCCGGTGGGCGCCGGGCGGACGGGCGGCACCGCTCGCTGCGGGCGGTCATCGACTGGAGCCACGACCTGCTGGACGTCGAGGAACGCGCGCTGTTCCGCCGCCTGTCGGTCTTCGTCGGCAGCTTCGACCTGACCGCCGCGGCGGCGGTCAGCCCGCAGGCCCGGCCCGGCGTGGTCGCCGACCTGCTCGCCCGACTGGTGGAGAAGAGCCTCGTCGTGCGGGTGCGGGGCGCGGTGAGCCGGTGGCGGCTGTTGGAGACGGTGCGCGCCTTCGCCATCGAGCAGCTCACGGCAGCCGGCGAGGAGCCGGCGCTGCGGCAGCGGCACCTGGACTGGGCCGCGGCGACCGCGGTCGGCCTCGAGCGGCGGCTGGGCGACCGCCCGAGGCCCGGAGACGGGTCGCAGCCGCCGGCGGCGGACACGTCGCCCGACGAACGGCGACCGGAGTTTCCGGCCGTCGCCGACGACCTCAGGGCCGCCCTGGCGAACTGTCCGTCGGGGCCGAGCCCGCTCGCCCACCGGCTGGCCCGCGCGCTCGGCCGCCTCACCTACGCGCACCGGTTCCTCCTCGAGGCCGCCGACCACTTCGAGCGGGCGGCCGCCTTCGCCCCCACCCCGAAGGACGCCGCCCGGGATCTGCGCAGCGCGGCCGACTGCGTCGTCATCGTCACCAACTCCAGCCCGCGGGCCTTCCGTCAGCTGATGGCGGCGGCCGAACGGGCCGAGGCAGCCGGCGACGGCGACGCCCGGGCCGTCGCGCTGGCACGGGCGGTGGAACTGGCCAACCGGTTCAGCTCGGAGCCGGCGGCCGAGATGCCTCAGCACCGGCTGCGTGACCTGCTGGACCAGGCGGTCGCCAGTGGGGCGCCGGACCGGCCCACCGTGTCCGCCTGCCTCGCGCTGGCGAGGGCGTGGACAGCCGGCGGGCAGTGGCGCGCACCCGACCCGCAACTCGCCGCCGCCGCGCTGGCCGCCGCCCGCTCCGCCGGCGACCCGGTGCTGGTCAGTGCCGCTCTGGAGGCGGTGAGCGTGGCCGCCACCACGGCCGGACGGCTGCGCGAGGCGCACCGGGTCACCGGGGAACGGATCGCCCTGCTGCCCAGCCTGCCGCGCGACGATCCGTACGCCGGTGTGGAAATCGTCGACGCGTTGCACATGGCGGCGGGCTGCGCGATCGTCGCCGGCGATCTGCGGGCCGCGCTGGCCGGGGCGCTGCGCGTCACGCACGACGACCTGTTGAGCAATCACCCGTACGGCCCGGCGAGCAAGCTGGTGCCGGCCCTGGCCCTCAGCGGGTGGTTGGCGGAGGCGGTGCGGCACGCGGACGCCATGTGGGCCGGTTGGCTACGGGCGGGCAGCCCGCCGGCGCCGTGGCTGTCGGTGGCCGTCCTGACGTCCGCGCTCGCCCACGGCCTGCTCGGCGATGATGCGGGCTGTGCCCGGTGGCGCAGCCGGGCCCTCCAGGTCACCGGACGCGTCGACGCCGGGCACCCGCTCGGCCTCGTGCCGTTCTTCACCTTCGTGGACGCGCGGGTCGCCGTGCACGCCGGGCGGGTGGAGGACGCGGCGGCGCTGGTCGAGCGGGCCTTTGGCACGCCG harbors:
- a CDS encoding LLM class flavin-dependent oxidoreductase, with the translated sequence MQFGVFTVGDVTVDPTTGREPTEHERIKAMVTIALKAEEVGLDVFATGEHHNPPFVPSSPTTMLGYVAARTERLLLSTSTTLITTNDPVKIAEDYAMLQHLADGRVDLMMGRGNTGPVYPWFGQDIRNGIPLAIENYDLLRRLWREDVVDWSGRFRTPLQSFTSTPRPLDGVPPFVWHGSIRSPEIAEQAAYYGDGFFANHIFWPREHTQRMVELYRQRYAHYGHGSADQAIVGLGGQVFMRRNSQDAVREFRPYFDNAPVYGHGPSLEEFTAQTPLTVGSPQQVIDRTLGFRDYVGDYQRQLFLIDHAGLPLKTVLEQLDLLGEEVVPVLRKEFESLRPAHVPEAPTHASLRAAAARAERAGSEAGR
- a CDS encoding DNA-3-methyladenine glycosylase translates to MAYSDSRPAGLTGLADLLAGPVVPAARGLLGCRLSAGGVTVRITEVEAYAGTAGDPASHAHRGRTPRNAVMFGPAGHAYVYFTYGMHWCMNVVTGPDGEASAVLLRAGEVVDGLDEARARRTAVRRDVDLARGPARLCAALGIDRSVYGRYLLGDGPVRLRPADRPVPADAVADGPRVGVTGAHDVPWRFWIADDPTVSAYRRHVPRSRA
- a CDS encoding SGNH/GDSL hydrolase family protein, producing the protein MHSRRGRLAVAVALLAVGLTTALPAAPATAVPHGDARGGWSAGWASAPQHPVPGNEWDGPNWSTEGFRNQSVRQVVRLSVGGSRLRIRLSNRYGTGPLRVSGATIGRTTAGAAVRPGTVRRLTFGRSAGVTIPAGRDVATDVVFLRTRPLERLTVTLYLAGSTGPATFHENGLTTTYRAAGDHRYDRDGRAFAGEVSDSWYYLTGVDVAGGPRPGRGTVVTLGDSITDGYGSTSGADNRYPDQLAERLAAAGVPMGVANVGINGNKLLTDSTCYGESMLTRFRRDVLDQPGVRTVIVAAGINDLGTSELPDFGCGPSPKVDEHHLVAGYRALIHIARARGITVVGTTLSPVAGSVYGRAEESRVAVNHWIRSSGEFDAVADVDRALADPEGPGLRPAYDCGDRLHPNDAGAQAIADAIELRHL
- a CDS encoding cupin domain-containing protein: MTYPPPRYLGATGETTATYRTAHSPPELRHADGGEAHYLATGATTNGQFGLYRWDMGPAPSGPAPHFHRSISESFFILAGSVRIYDGRRWIDTGPGDFVHVPEGGIHAFRNESGQPASMLLHFAPGAPREGYFDELSGLAALSEEERADFFLHHDTYWL
- a CDS encoding dihydrofolate reductase family protein — protein: MTDTNAAPARKVIASTYVSLDGVIANPHLWMMSYMNEEGQRYALEQLFASDALLLGRTTYEGFAQAWPSMPRDEAGFADRMNSMPKYVVSTTLQDADWSNSTIISGDVVKEVGELKRQPGKDILTYGFGRLARTLLDHDLLDELRFWLHPVLVGDGLVENGDLLFRHGGAASLELVGQTAFSSGVVVLRYRPAKKR
- a CDS encoding ATP-binding protein — protein: MPRPTATERPSKREAEVLALLGLRLSNTEIAERLFISVRTVESHVSSLLRKYGVADRIALAALGGSPPDGQLPAGRLVGMPEPRTAFVGRGPERDAILAALDRNRLVTLVGPGGVGKTRLACAASAAAAPSFPFGGAFVDLVPVRDGFVAQAVATALGVAEQAQQPLLAAIVSRLGQDRALLVLDNCEHLLDPVAGFVERILSACPGTTVLATSRERLAVPGEQVVPVAPLPAATDAVALFDDRARAADPDYSADPTVVAELCARLDGMPLAIELAAARSASLGVPGLLAAVDDMLRLLAGGRRADGRHRSLRAVIDWSHDLLDVEERALFRRLSVFVGSFDLTAAAAVSPQARPGVVADLLARLVEKSLVVRVRGAVSRWRLLETVRAFAIEQLTAAGEEPALRQRHLDWAAATAVGLERRLGDRPRPGDGSQPPAADTSPDERRPEFPAVADDLRAALANCPSGPSPLAHRLARALGRLTYAHRFLLEAADHFERAAAFAPTPKDAARDLRSAADCVVIVTNSSPRAFRQLMAAAERAEAAGDGDARAVALARAVELANRFSSEPAAEMPQHRLRDLLDQAVASGAPDRPTVSACLALARAWTAGGQWRAPDPQLAAAALAAARSAGDPVLVSAALEAVSVAATTAGRLREAHRVTGERIALLPSLPRDDPYAGVEIVDALHMAAGCAIVAGDLRAALAGALRVTHDDLLSNHPYGPASKLVPALALSGWLAEAVRHADAMWAGWLRAGSPPAPWLSVAVLTSALAHGLLGDDAGCARWRSRALQVTGRVDAGHPLGLVPFFTFVDARVAVHAGRVEDAAALVERAFGTPGRYEPYARAAAAELAVVAGLPDAAERLAAAAPACAENDWAMACLTRATGRLRHDERVLAASAEAFDRAGARFERACTLLLLPDRAAEGRNEIAALHKRFVDNGALA